The DNA window AATAATGATTTAGGACTTATATCTTTATTCTGGTATTCTGTTATATTAAGGTTTTCTTTAGCAACCCACAATAAATTCAAACTGAAAGATAAAGAACACAGAGCCATTAGAAACTATTTAAATAATAATCTTAAAGAAAATATACCTGAACTAAAAATTCACGTCGAAAAAAACATAAACTTAAACTGTCCTTATCCTCTTGGAATTTTTTTTAATTCAAATGCCATTAAAAGATTGTCAAGCAATTCTGTTTTAGAGATACCAAAATATAGAAATCCATATTTTTTATTGTTCAATGAATATATAATTATACTATATAATAAAGCCAGTCAAGTAAATGGAATGAAACATAGTTTTTTTGATTTAGAAAAATCTTTTGATCCATTAAGAAATATAAATTATAACAATAATGAAGAATGTAATATTTGTATTATTAGAAATGACGTTTGGGAAGGAATTAAAACGAATATATTTGAATTATTTGCAAAATTTAAACATCAAGAATTTATTGATATGTTCAGATTTGTAGCAGAATATTCAAATCTTGCCTTTACTAAAGCTAATATCGTACATTTTGTAAATCGGATTTTATATGAAGACTCACATATTGCAGATAGATATGATAGGACGCGTGTTCTAACAATTTTAGCTGAAGAATTAAATCAATTACCAAAAATAAGCAGGTAATCTAAAAGGCGCGAGCCGGCTGCGAGATGAGCAAGGGTGTTGTGGTAATAGCACGTTGCATTTTTTTTGCATAAGTGCGTACCACAGCAACGGTTTACCGCAAGGGTGGCGGATTTTTTGATTCTTATTTCGTGTCAGAAGGATTTTTATTGGTAGTTCAAAATAGTAATGTTTAGGCAAGTGCAAGGATTGAAGGAAGCAATGGAAGGTTTGGGAATAGTTTTCATTTAAGGTTTGCCGTATTTGACACGAAGTAATGAAGTTGAGGAAATGCCGTATTTGAAGAAAAATAGGAATTGAATTTGTCTGAAGGCAAACCGTAATGTAGAAACTATTGTGTGGTGGATGGAATTGCTGACTGAATGAGTTGCTCTTGTGTACTGCTTGCGAAATAGGATAATCCGCAGTATTCAATGAAGTTCAATTTATCTTATGATGCGAATATTTTAATTCAATAATCAAATATTGTTGATTTAACTGCGGTTATCTTATTTGCAAACTTGGGACGTTCAAAAAATGTGACACCCGTAGACCCACATACTTTATTAAATCAAATGTTATGACATTCTGTAATTTCAATTAATTCGCTAAACAATCTATTGAAGCGAAATTATATGTGGGTTTTGCCCGAAGCGACCCGCAGGCTCGCATAACATTAAGTAGCGGTTGCCCCTTAATAATTTCTAACAGCACAACGTGCTGACCTTATTGGGATTTTAAGGGGCAAAAGTAGCTACGGGTGAGGAAGGCGAGTAATGTGTGAAATAAAACAAATAAATAGTACCAACGAGGACGTGTCGCCGCAGTGGTACTATTTATGGTATATGCAAGCCCTTTTAACTTGAGAGCTTTTTGATTGTGAGATTGTCGATTACTACGTAATGACGATATATAAACAAACTGGCTTGCAGATATGTTTTATGGAACTAAATGGAACAACTGACGAACACCTTATTACCTGCTCACGGATTATACTATCATTACTGAATTGTGTAATAAAAAAAGAGCCCTAAAAAGGACTCTCAATTTGTAGATTCTAATGATCGTGATTTGTATCGTCATCATCTTTCATTTCACCAGATTGATTCATCATCATTTCGTGGTCGTATTTACAACAACCTGGTAAACCATCATATGCTTCTTCATCACCTGCTACTTTTTCGGTATCATATCCTGAAGCTGCGATTGCTTTATGGATTGCCATTGCATCGGTTTTTGTATCATCAAAAGACACATCAATCTTCTTTTTATCGACATCCCAATTAGCACTTGCTACACCTTCAACACCGTTAGCTGCTTTTTCGATAGTGTTTTTACACATTCCGCAATTTCCTCTTACACCAAAAGACAGGTCTGTCATTGCCATATCTTTTGACATTTCAGTAGTTGTGGTTTCTGTTTCTTTTTTGGTTTCGTTTTTACAACTTGTCAAACCTAATGCTGCTATTACAGCTACACTTAAAATTACTTTCTTCATTGTTTAAAATTTAATTGTTATTACTTGATTTATTATTCTATTACTTGTTTTACTTCACCACAGGTTAGCATTGCTTCGCCAAAATATGGATTGATTACTTTTTCTTCTTTACTCAACCAATATGCACCATTGTTGTTATCTGCCATTGGACAAAATTCCACATAGACCTTTTCATTAACACCAAACAATTGAACAGCATTGATTAGATGTGATGATAAATGTTTAAAATGGTCTCTTTGTGATTCTATATCGGACGTTTCAGAAATTGAAGTTGCAGAAGATTTTATTTCGCCTTCTAATGACATCCAATGGTTATGCGCCTTATTATCTGACAACAATTTCATATCTACTTTGTTCAATTTATTTAATAAAGTTGTTGCGTTTGCTGAAGTACTTTTTGAATCTTCTTTTACTAAAGCATCTTTTAAATTGATATACTCATTGAAAACAGCTTTTAACTGCTCTTGAAATTTCGCTGATACTTTCAAACGCTCATTCATATTAGTGTGGTCACTTTCTTTGTTAGATGCATTGTTATCCATACCTAAATGACCTTCGTGTCCAGTCATTACTTTACCACCATCTTTATTCATCATAGACTTTTTGCCTTGTAATTGTGCTGCTGCATCAACCGTAAATGTACCGTTAGTCACTATTTCATTTCCAACAAATAAACCTTCTACAACTTCATATTCATTACCAATTTGATTGCCTAATTTAATTTCACGCATTTCAAAAATAGGTTGGTCTGGATTTGTTTTAAGGTACACCACAGAACGTTCACCTGTCCATAACACAGAAGATGCAGGAATTGTTAATACTTCGTCATTTTTAGCTGTACTGCCTTCAATATTTGCGGTTACAAACATTCCTGGTTTAAATACATCGTCCTTATTGCTTAAAACAATACGTAAGGTTACAGTTCTTGTTTTCGTGTTTAAAACTGGGTCAATGAAATCAACTTTACCTTTAAACTCTTTATTAGGATAAGCATTGGTTGTTATCATCACTTCCTGTCCTTTTTTAAAGCGGTCAATCTGATTTTCATACACATCAAAATTTCCCCAAACCGTGTTTAGATTAGCAATTTTAAGTAAGGGTTGTCCTTGTTTAATGTAATCGCCTTGCTCTACCAATTTTTCTGTAACAGTACCCGAAAAGGTTGCATAAACAGGAAAGTTTTCTTTCACTTTTCCTGTTTCTTCAATCTGATTGATTTGATTTTCAGAAAGCTTCCATAATTTCAACTTATTACGGACTGCTTTGTATAAAGCAGGTTGTGATTCTTTTAAAGATGCTGCTGTAATCAGTTCCTGTTGTGCTGCATAGAGTTCTGGCGAATAAATGGTTGCCAATAATTGACCTTTACGAACTTCTTCGCCTGTAAAACTCACATTCAAACGTTCAATTCTTCCAGCGAAATAACTTACCTGTACTGCATTGGCTTCTTCGTTTTCAGCAATTTTACCAGATAATTTGATAGTATTGCCTTCAACATTGCCTTTACCAACAATAGATGTTTGAATATTAGCTAAAGCCATTGCGTTTTTAGTCAATTTGAATTGGTCTGCTAACAAGCCATCACTTCCATTTTCCGCAGGAATTAAATCCATTCCACAAATAGGACAATCGCCTGGTTCTGGTTGCATAATTTGTGGATGCATAGAACACGTCCACAGTTGATTGGTTTCTGAAATGGCATCGTGATTATGTTCTGTATCTTTTTTTGATGAACCACCAAAAAGCAACCAACCCAATAACACACCTACTACGAGTATGCCAATATATATGACTATTTTATTATTTTTCATTCTCTAATCGTTTTATTATTGCTTTCATTTCTTCTATTTCTTTACGTTGTGCTTTTATAATGTCTTCTGCTAATTTCTTAACTTCTGGGTCTTGAATATCTGCTCTTTCACTTGTTAAAATAGCGATAGAATGATGTGGTATCATTGCTTTCATCCAAAGGACATCACCAATAATTGGTGCTTGTGTTCTTACCAACCCTAATGCACCTACAAACAGTATAAAACTACCTGCGAGTATGGCGATATTCTTCTTTTTATCATTATACATTTTTCGCATAAAAAACCACATTATTACTGCCATTGTTGAAATTCCTAAACACGTCATATAGAATCGTGTTAGACTAAACCATACGTGGTCTATGGAATAGGTGTTTAAATACATTGTGATGTACATTGCTACAAATGAGCAAGCCAACATTATAAAGAAGGTTTTGTAATTTCCTTTGTTTGAGTGTTCTTTTGAATTTTCCATATTTTTTTGATTTTATAGTTAAACTTTAATTGTTCTTAATCGTAGTGCGTTTGCTATTACCGAAACCGAACTAAAACTCATTGCTAAAGCTGCTATCATTGGCGAGAGTAGTATTCCGAAGAATGGAAACAACACACCTGCTGCAATAGGCACACCAAAAGTGTTGTAGATAAGTGCAAAAAATAGGTTTTGCTTAATGTTCTTCATTACAGCATTACTTAAATTTTTTGCTTTTACAATACCGTGTAAATCGCCTTTTACTAACGTTATCATTGCACTTTCTATCGCTACATCTGTTCCTGTTCCCATTGCAATACCTACATCACTTTTTGCCAATGCTGGTGCATCATTAATTCCATCACCTGCCATAGCAACTACTTTTCCATTTTTTTGTAGTTTCTCTACTTCTTTGAGTTTGTCTTCTGGTAGCATACTGGCTTTAAAATCTGCCAAATTTAGTTCTGATGCTACTGCTTGTGCTGTATCGTGATTATCACCTGTAAGCATTATCACATCAATGCCTTTATCTTGAAGTGCTTTAATCGCTTTAGCACTTGTTTCTTTTATCTTATCGCCTATAACTACATATCCAACTACGGTTTCATCTATTGACAAATAAGAAACTGTTTTGCCTTGTTTTTGGTAAGATTTAGCTTCGTCTTTCATTTTAGAGGTAATATCTGCTTTGGCATATTCCATCATTTTAGGATTACCTAATGCTACATTTTTTCCATCAATTTTAGCTTCAACACCTTTTCCTGTAACAGCACTAAAATCTTCGGACTTTAAAATTTCTGCGTTGTGTTCTTTGCCATATTTAACTGTCGCTTCTGCTAAAGGATGTTCGCTATTTGTATTTAATGACACGATGTATTGTAACACTTCTTTTTCGCTTAAAACAGCATTAAAAGCACCAACGGTTTCAACTGTTGGTTTTCCTTCGGTAATTGTGCCTGTCTTGTCAACGATAAGCGTATTTACCTTATCCATTTTTTCAAGAGCTTCGGCATTTTTAATCAATACACCATTTTGAGCACCTTTACCCACACCAACCATCACAGACATTGGTGTTGCTAAACCTAAAGCGCAAGGACACGCAATGATTAGTACTGCAATTGCATTCACAAACGCATACACATAAACTGGTTCTGGTCCCCAAATAGACCATACAATAAATGTGATAATAGAAATAAGAACTACAACTGGTACAAAATAACCTGAAACTTTATCTGCTAAATTTTGAATAGGTGCACGACTTCTACTGGCATCATTAACCATATGAATGATTTGTGATAAAAGCGTGTCACTTCCTACTTTTTCAGCTTTCATTAAAAAGGTTTTATTCCCATTAATTGTTCCGCTACTTACTTTATCTTCTTGAGATTTGTTTACAGGAATAGGTTCACCTGTAATCATAGATTCGTCAATGGTTGTTTCGCCTTCAGTTATCACACCATCTACAGGAATTTTATCTCCTGGTTTCACTTTTAGAATATCGTTGAGTTCTATCTCGTCAATACTGACTTCAACTTCTTCACCATCTACTAATTTTATGGCTTTATTCGGTGCTAACTTTAGTAACTCTTTTACTGCCGAATTGGTTTTACTATGTGCGCGAGCTTCTAATAATTGACCTAAAAGTACTAATGTTAGAATTACCGTTGCTGCTTCAAAATAGACGTGAACTGCACCTGATTCAGTTTTAAATTGTTCAGGAAATACATCTGGAAACAACATCCCAAATACACTAAATAACCAAGCCACACCTGCACCGATTCCAATGAGTGTAAACATATTGAGATTCCAAGTTTTTATGCTTCTATAAGCACGCTCAAAGAACATCCACGTAGCGTAAAAGACAACTGGAATGGATAAAGCAAACTGAATCCAGTTCCAATATTTCTGTTCCATTATATCGTATAATGGATTATTATTAAGCATTTCGCTCATAGCAATTAAGAAAATAGGTAATGTGAATACAGATGCTATCCAAAATTTCTTTAATAGCTTCTTATACGTTTTTTCTTCTGCTGAACTATCTACTTCCATTGGCACTAAATCCATCCCACAAATAGGACACGAACCTGCTTCGTCTTTGACAATTTTTGGATGCATAGGGCACGTCCATTGTTCTGCTGAAGCTGTGGATAGATTTTGTTCTTCCACCAAATCCATTCCGCAAACAGGACAATCGCCTGGTTCATCATAAGTTTTATCGTCTTCGCAATGCATAGGACAATAAAATGTGCCTGTGCCTTTTCCTTTTGGTTGCTCTTTCTTTTTATCATTTGAATGTTGATGTTGTTCACCTTGTTTATGAATACTGTATCTATCACCATCCTTTTTTAAGGCTTCTTGAAACTTTTCTATAGGAATATGCGATTCCATTTCGATGGTAGCTTCTGCCTTATCTAAATCGACTGTTGCTTTTAAAACACCTTCTATTTTAGAGAGCGTTTCTTCAACGTGACTGCGACAACCGTTGCAAGTCATTCCGTGTATATGATATGTGTGTTTCATCTGTTGTTATTTATTTTTTAATGGTCAGATGTAATTCGCTTATAAAAATCTTGAATAGTTTTATAATAATAATACATCCGCTCATTTCATTATTGCTGTGTTAAATAATTAATGATTGTACTTTGCACATAGTAGGTCTTCACAGATTCTATTTGGTTCATTTGAAACTTTAGCTGCAACTCTTGAATATCCAAAACATCATTAAAATCTATCGTTCCTGTTTCATAGCTTTTGATTAAAATACCTTCTGCATCTTTAGCTTGCTTTAGGTTTTTGGTTTGGGTAGCATAACTTATTCTTGCAGAAATGCCTTCGTTAATCGCTTTGTCTAAAAGAGTTTCCAAAGTATTTAAGCGTTCCTGTTTTTGAGCAGTAATTTCTTGCTGTTGCAACTCATTCTGCTTGGTTTGCGATTTATATTTCTTATTGAAAATTGGGATAGATACCGAAACCATTGGCATCACAATGTCCTTTCCGTTATCACTAAAATCCATATTTGGCCTTTCAGCAACATTGATATAATCTAATCCAAAACCAATCATTGGACTGCTTTCTTTTTGATTCAATAATTCTGATTGTTCTATGGATTGATACAGTTTATCATATTTTAGCAATTCAGGATGTAATGCTAAATTTTCAGAAGTAATATCAAAGTCTTCAGAAGGTATCATTAAACTATCTACTACATTCACGGTAACATCATTATCTCTATTCAATAGATTATTGAAGTTAGTTTGTTCTGCTAAAAATTGTTGTTGCAATACATCTTTTAGTTGTTGCATTTCGTTTTGGCGCATTTGTAAACGCAATACATCTACTGCGGATGCTTTACCAACCTCAACAGATGTTAGTGCTAATGTTTCGTAAGTTTCTAATAGTTTGATGTTTTCAGTTAAAACCTCTTGCTTTGCTTTGTTGGCGTATAGATTATAATAGGATTGTGATACCGAAGCCATTAGTTTTCGCTTTGCGATAACAATGTCCTCGTATTTAGCATCTGCCAATGAACTTACATAGTTTTCTCTCGATGTAATGGTTCCGAACCACGGTAACATTTGTTTAGCAGATACTTTAAAGCGTTGTGCACCTGTTCTGGTTTCCGGTTCACTTACAAAGTAACCAACACCAAATTCGGTATTAGGAATGGTATTGACTTCGTTTACTTTTTCAGAAGCTCTTTTGTATTGTAACTCAAACTTTTGAATTTCTGGATTGTTTGTTAATGCTTCATCTATAAGTGTTTCTAATTGTTGTGCATTTCCAATGAGAACAAAGAATAACGAACAAAGAATAAAGACTGATTTTATGTGTGATTTTATTTGTTTCATTTTACAGTTCTTTTAAGTTGAAATTCGGCTTTCCAGCTATATAATACTGGAACAACAAATAAGGTTATTAAGGCTATAAGCATTCCACCAAAACTTGGTATTGCCATAGGTATCATTATATCACTTCCTCGACCTGTAGAGGTTAATACTGGTAATAATGCTAAAATGGTTGTAGCTGTAGTCATTAAACAGGGTCTGATACGTTTTTCTCCTGCTTCCACTATGGATGCTCTAATTTCCTTTTTATTCTCTGGTGTGTTTCTATCAAATGTTTGCGTTAAATAGGTTGCCATTACTACACCATCATCTGTTGCAATACCGAAGAGCGCAATAAATCCAACCCAAACTGCTACACTTAAATTAATAGGATGCATCTGGAATAAGTCTCGCATATTTTCGCCAAAGAAATTGAAGTTTAAAAACCAATCTTGGCCATAGAGCCAAATCATTATAAAACCACCTGCAAACGCTACTGCGATACCTGTGAATACCATTAAGGACGTACCAACCGAACGGAACTGGAAATACAGAATTAAGAAAATGATTGCCAATGCTAACGGTACAACAACCGATAAGGTTTTTTCTGCTCGTAACTGATTTTCATACGTTCCTGTGAATGCATAGTTGATTCCTTTTGGAACTATCAATTCACCAGAATCTATCTTTTCTTGGATTAGTGCTTGTGCATTTTCTACGACATTGACTTCTGCAAAACCATCCATTTTATCAAACAATACATAACCTACTAAAAAAGTATCTTCACTTTTAATGACTTGTGGACCTTGTTCGTATCTTATAGTTGCCAATTCGCTTAATGGCACAGGACTACCCTTTTCAACTGGTACATAAATCTGTTGTAAGTCTGTTGGGTTTGCACGTAATTCTCTTGGGTATCGTACTCGAACACCATATCGCTCTCGACCTTCTACCGTTTGGGTTAAGACCATACCACCAACTGCTACTTTTAATACATCTTGAACATCTTGTATCGAAATGCCATAACGTGCAATTTTCTCTCTATCAATATCAATTAACAAATAGGGTTTACCAACAATACGGTCTGCAAAAACAGCTTCTTTTTTAACACCTTCAGCTTCCTTGATGATGTTTTCTAATTGCACACCAAACGCTTCAATCTGCTTTAAGTCTTGACCTTTTACTTTAATTCCCATAGGTGCTCGCATTCCTGTTTGAAGCATCACTAATCGGGTTTCAATAGGTTGTAGTTTTGGTGCTGAAGTAACACCTGGTAACTTTGTAACTCTTACGATTTCATTCCAAATATCGTCTGGTGACTGTATTTCTGGTCGCCAATTACGATAGTACTCGCCATCATCATCTTCAATTAATTGAGACCTTTTTATAGTGCTAAAAATGACGTTTTCGGAATTATTAGGATTAGAAACCAAACGACCATCCTTCAATTCAAAGAAGCCATCATCATTTACTTTGTAGCGTTGGCGTACTCCGTTTTCATTCAGCATATATTCTGGTTTATACTGAATCATATTCTCGTACATTGATAGTGGTGCTGGGTCTAAAGCTGATTCTGTTCTTCCTGCCTTACCAACTACGGTTTCAATCTCTGGAATACTGGCTACTGCCATATCTAATTGCTGTAAAACACGTTTGTTTTCTTCTACGCCAGAATGTGGCATCGAGGTTGGCATTAGTAGAAATGAGCCTTCATTTAATGAGGGCATAAACTCTTTGCCTGTATTTTTCATAATGAAAAATCCTGCGATGACAATAGCAGTTGGAACAGATAAAAACAATAGTTTGTTATCTAAACACCACCTTAAAATACGTGTGTAGTATTTTATAAATAATGAGAAAACACCTAATAAACCAAAGCAAATAACACTCACAAAAATGAGATTCCAAAAAATGCTTTTATCAACGCCTAATGGTCTCCAGTATTCGGCTAACAAGAACACAATAGCTGATACGGAAATAATAATATTGATAAGATTAGCTTGTTTCTCTGTTATCTTATTTTGAAGATTGAGAAGTGCTGTAATTCCAAACGCTATCAAAATCAATCCTAACCAATACCCATAAATTATGGCAGCGATTCCTAATGCCATTAAGACACCATTTAAAACATATTTAAAAGTGTTTTTAATGTTTTTCTTTCTGAATAAAAATGCAGCAAACGGTGGAATTAAAAATAACGCCACGATTATAGAAGCTGTTAGTGCAAAAGTCTTTGTGAAGGCTAATGGTCTGAATAGTTTTCCTTCCGCTCCAATCATTGTAAATACAGGAATGAAACTGATAATAGTTGTCATAACTGCGGTCACGATTGCGCCAGATACTTCAGCTGTTGCGTTATAAACTACCGTATTAGTGGATTGTGTTCCATCATCTTCATCTAAATGCCGAATGATATTTTCTGATAGTATGACACCAACATCGACCATTGTACCGATAGCAATAGCAATACCTGATAAAGCGACAATGTTGGCATCTACACCAAAGAGTTTCATTGCAATAAATACCATTAAAACTGCAACAGGTAATAGTCCAGAAATTAGTACGGAAGCTCGAAGATTAAACACCATAATAATTATTACTAAAATGGTAATCAATATTTCAAGAGTTAAGGCTTCGTTAAGTGTGCCTAATGTTTCTTGTATCAATTCTGTTCTATCGTAAAAAGGCACTATGGTTACTTGTGAGGTTCTACCATCCGCTAATACTTTTGAAGGTAATCCTGCACTTAATTCATTAATTTTTTCCTTTACGTTATTAATGACTTCCATTGGGTTTGCGCCATAACGAGCCACCACAACAGCACCAACAACCTCTGCACCTTCTTTATCTAATAATCCACGTCTTGTTGCAGGACCTAATGAAACTTTACCAATATCCTTTATCCTAATTGAAGTATAATCTTCTGAAGTGACTACTGCATTTTCGATGTCTGAAATGGATTTCACATAACCCAAACCACGAACTAAATATTCGGCTTGGTTAATTTCCAAAGTCTGTGCACCAATGTCTTTATTGCTTTCCTTAACTGCTTTTACAACGTGATGTAATCCAATATTATACTGACGCATTAGTTCTGGATTCACGTCCACTTGATATTCTTGAACATAGCCACCAATAGAAGCAACCTCTGAAACACCACTTGCAGAGGACAGCGCATACTTTACATAGTAATCCTGAATACTGCGTAACTCTTGCAAATCCCAACCACCAGTTACATTTCCGTTTTCGTCACGACCTTCAAGCGTGTACCAAAATATTTGTCCTAATCCTGTAGCATCTGGACCCAATGCAGGATTAACACCTTCGGGTAATAA is part of the Psychroserpens ponticola genome and encodes:
- a CDS encoding heavy-metal-associated domain-containing protein, producing the protein MKKVILSVAVIAALGLTSCKNETKKETETTTTEMSKDMAMTDLSFGVRGNCGMCKNTIEKAANGVEGVASANWDVDKKKIDVSFDDTKTDAMAIHKAIAASGYDTEKVAGDEEAYDGLPGCCKYDHEMMMNQSGEMKDDDDTNHDH
- a CDS encoding efflux RND transporter periplasmic adaptor subunit yields the protein MKNNKIVIYIGILVVGVLLGWLLFGGSSKKDTEHNHDAISETNQLWTCSMHPQIMQPEPGDCPICGMDLIPAENGSDGLLADQFKLTKNAMALANIQTSIVGKGNVEGNTIKLSGKIAENEEANAVQVSYFAGRIERLNVSFTGEEVRKGQLLATIYSPELYAAQQELITAASLKESQPALYKAVRNKLKLWKLSENQINQIEETGKVKENFPVYATFSGTVTEKLVEQGDYIKQGQPLLKIANLNTVWGNFDVYENQIDRFKKGQEVMITTNAYPNKEFKGKVDFIDPVLNTKTRTVTLRIVLSNKDDVFKPGMFVTANIEGSTAKNDEVLTIPASSVLWTGERSVVYLKTNPDQPIFEMREIKLGNQIGNEYEVVEGLFVGNEIVTNGTFTVDAAAQLQGKKSMMNKDGGKVMTGHEGHLGMDNNASNKESDHTNMNERLKVSAKFQEQLKAVFNEYINLKDALVKEDSKSTSANATTLLNKLNKVDMKLLSDNKAHNHWMSLEGEIKSSATSISETSDIESQRDHFKHLSSHLINAVQLFGVNEKVYVEFCPMADNNNGAYWLSKEEKVINPYFGEAMLTCGEVKQVIE
- a CDS encoding DUF305 domain-containing protein, whose product is MENSKEHSNKGNYKTFFIMLACSFVAMYITMYLNTYSIDHVWFSLTRFYMTCLGISTMAVIMWFFMRKMYNDKKKNIAILAGSFILFVGALGLVRTQAPIIGDVLWMKAMIPHHSIAILTSERADIQDPEVKKLAEDIIKAQRKEIEEMKAIIKRLENEK
- a CDS encoding heavy metal translocating P-type ATPase, translating into MKHTYHIHGMTCNGCRSHVEETLSKIEGVLKATVDLDKAEATIEMESHIPIEKFQEALKKDGDRYSIHKQGEQHQHSNDKKKEQPKGKGTGTFYCPMHCEDDKTYDEPGDCPVCGMDLVEEQNLSTASAEQWTCPMHPKIVKDEAGSCPICGMDLVPMEVDSSAEEKTYKKLLKKFWIASVFTLPIFLIAMSEMLNNNPLYDIMEQKYWNWIQFALSIPVVFYATWMFFERAYRSIKTWNLNMFTLIGIGAGVAWLFSVFGMLFPDVFPEQFKTESGAVHVYFEAATVILTLVLLGQLLEARAHSKTNSAVKELLKLAPNKAIKLVDGEEVEVSIDEIELNDILKVKPGDKIPVDGVITEGETTIDESMITGEPIPVNKSQEDKVSSGTINGNKTFLMKAEKVGSDTLLSQIIHMVNDASRSRAPIQNLADKVSGYFVPVVVLISIITFIVWSIWGPEPVYVYAFVNAIAVLIIACPCALGLATPMSVMVGVGKGAQNGVLIKNAEALEKMDKVNTLIVDKTGTITEGKPTVETVGAFNAVLSEKEVLQYIVSLNTNSEHPLAEATVKYGKEHNAEILKSEDFSAVTGKGVEAKIDGKNVALGNPKMMEYAKADITSKMKDEAKSYQKQGKTVSYLSIDETVVGYVVIGDKIKETSAKAIKALQDKGIDVIMLTGDNHDTAQAVASELNLADFKASMLPEDKLKEVEKLQKNGKVVAMAGDGINDAPALAKSDVGIAMGTGTDVAIESAMITLVKGDLHGIVKAKNLSNAVMKNIKQNLFFALIYNTFGVPIAAGVLFPFFGILLSPMIAALAMSFSSVSVIANALRLRTIKV
- a CDS encoding TolC family protein → MKQIKSHIKSVFILCSLFFVLIGNAQQLETLIDEALTNNPEIQKFELQYKRASEKVNEVNTIPNTEFGVGYFVSEPETRTGAQRFKVSAKQMLPWFGTITSRENYVSSLADAKYEDIVIAKRKLMASVSQSYYNLYANKAKQEVLTENIKLLETYETLALTSVEVGKASAVDVLRLQMRQNEMQQLKDVLQQQFLAEQTNFNNLLNRDNDVTVNVVDSLMIPSEDFDITSENLALHPELLKYDKLYQSIEQSELLNQKESSPMIGFGLDYINVAERPNMDFSDNGKDIVMPMVSVSIPIFNKKYKSQTKQNELQQQEITAQKQERLNTLETLLDKAINEGISARISYATQTKNLKQAKDAEGILIKSYETGTIDFNDVLDIQELQLKFQMNQIESVKTYYVQSTIINYLTQQ
- a CDS encoding efflux RND transporter permease subunit, with protein sequence MLNKSIKFLIENKLVAVLLLVLFVGWGTVNAPFNWDTGFLPSNPVAVDAIPDIGENQQIVFTKWDGRSPQDIEDQITYPLTTSLLGIPGVKTIRSSSMFGFSSIYIIFEEDIEFYWSRSRILEKLNSLPSGLLPEGVNPALGPDATGLGQIFWYTLEGRDENGNVTGGWDLQELRSIQDYYVKYALSSASGVSEVASIGGYVQEYQVDVNPELMRQYNIGLHHVVKAVKESNKDIGAQTLEINQAEYLVRGLGYVKSISDIENAVVTSEDYTSIRIKDIGKVSLGPATRRGLLDKEGAEVVGAVVVARYGANPMEVINNVKEKINELSAGLPSKVLADGRTSQVTIVPFYDRTELIQETLGTLNEALTLEILITILVIIIMVFNLRASVLISGLLPVAVLMVFIAMKLFGVDANIVALSGIAIAIGTMVDVGVILSENIIRHLDEDDGTQSTNTVVYNATAEVSGAIVTAVMTTIISFIPVFTMIGAEGKLFRPLAFTKTFALTASIIVALFLIPPFAAFLFRKKNIKNTFKYVLNGVLMALGIAAIIYGYWLGLILIAFGITALLNLQNKITEKQANLINIIISVSAIVFLLAEYWRPLGVDKSIFWNLIFVSVICFGLLGVFSLFIKYYTRILRWCLDNKLLFLSVPTAIVIAGFFIMKNTGKEFMPSLNEGSFLLMPTSMPHSGVEENKRVLQQLDMAVASIPEIETVVGKAGRTESALDPAPLSMYENMIQYKPEYMLNENGVRQRYKVNDDGFFELKDGRLVSNPNNSENVIFSTIKRSQLIEDDDGEYYRNWRPEIQSPDDIWNEIVRVTKLPGVTSAPKLQPIETRLVMLQTGMRAPMGIKVKGQDLKQIEAFGVQLENIIKEAEGVKKEAVFADRIVGKPYLLIDIDREKIARYGISIQDVQDVLKVAVGGMVLTQTVEGRERYGVRVRYPRELRANPTDLQQIYVPVEKGSPVPLSELATIRYEQGPQVIKSEDTFLVGYVLFDKMDGFAEVNVVENAQALIQEKIDSGELIVPKGINYAFTGTYENQLRAEKTLSVVVPLALAIIFLILYFQFRSVGTSLMVFTGIAVAFAGGFIMIWLYGQDWFLNFNFFGENMRDLFQMHPINLSVAVWVGFIALFGIATDDGVVMATYLTQTFDRNTPENKKEIRASIVEAGEKRIRPCLMTTATTILALLPVLTSTGRGSDIMIPMAIPSFGGMLIALITLFVVPVLYSWKAEFQLKRTVK